In one window of Deltaproteobacteria bacterium DNA:
- a CDS encoding Arc family DNA-binding protein, translating to MKIMKNTVHKKTERVTIATIPIVIEALRKVAKSNERSLNWQIERILKDWLLEKGEITKEDLE from the coding sequence ATGAAAATTATGAAAAATACAGTACATAAGAAAACGGAACGCGTTACAATTGCTACAATACCAATAGTTATCGAAGCCCTAAGGAAAGTTGCTAAATCAAATGAACGTTCTTTAAACTGGCAGATAGAGCGGATTTTGAAAGACTGGCTGCTTGAGAAGGGTGAGATTACAAAAGAAGATCTGGAGTAG